The following are from one region of the Cloacibacterium normanense genome:
- a CDS encoding ABC transporter ATP-binding protein: MFLHIKNTTIGYQKPLISEFNASLDFGDVCLLIGNNGVGKTTLIKSILNQIPTLKGDIFINNKNVKKLSDKEIAEQIAVVFAKSQIPANYTTEDLISLGKFIHLPYYYKLEKEHLEDVNNIISQLKLEEYRTTLLQKLSDGNLQKAFIGRALAQNSPMIILDEPTTHLDEENKIIILKLLRDLAKNHNKIILFSSHDWRLAKEFADKIWFINDQNLQEGLAEDILLKNNLLTNPRLFTINEEFVSPEIIAPFLEKEMLYSALQKNFKRDLSGFIIEFQGAFWEIFYQNNRFSCQSIDEILLSIRNCL; this comes from the coding sequence ATGTTTTTACACATAAAAAATACAACAATCGGTTACCAAAAACCTCTCATTTCAGAGTTTAATGCTTCATTGGATTTCGGTGATGTTTGCTTGTTGATTGGTAATAACGGCGTTGGAAAAACTACTTTAATTAAATCTATTCTCAATCAAATTCCAACTTTAAAAGGAGATATTTTCATTAATAACAAAAATGTAAAAAAACTTTCTGATAAAGAAATTGCCGAACAAATTGCTGTAGTTTTTGCAAAATCTCAAATTCCTGCCAATTACACCACCGAAGATTTAATTTCACTTGGTAAGTTTATTCATCTTCCTTATTATTACAAGCTTGAAAAAGAACATTTGGAAGATGTAAACAATATTATTTCTCAACTAAAATTAGAAGAATATAGAACTACTTTGCTTCAAAAATTATCAGACGGAAATCTTCAAAAAGCCTTTATTGGGAGAGCTTTAGCACAGAATTCTCCTATGATTATTTTAGATGAACCTACAACTCATTTAGACGAAGAAAATAAAATTATCATTTTAAAATTGCTGAGAGATTTGGCTAAAAACCATAATAAAATCATCCTCTTTTCTTCTCACGATTGGCGATTGGCTAAAGAATTTGCAGATAAAATTTGGTTTATTAATGACCAAAATCTCCAAGAAGGTTTGGCGGAAGACATTCTTTTGAAGAATAATTTATTGACCAATCCTCGACTTTTTACCATCAATGAAGAGTTTGTTTCACCTGAAATTATAGCTCCTTTTTTAGAAAAAGAAATGTTATACTCTGCTTTGCAAAAAAACTTTAAAAGAGACCTTTCTGGTTTTATAATAGAATTTCAGGGTGCATTTTGGGAGATATTTTACCAAAATAATAGGTTTTCTTGTCAATCTATTGACGAAATACTGTTATCAATTAGAAATTGCTTATAA
- a CDS encoding four helix bundle protein, which produces MSFKEDNLIQKKTFDFALKIIQFYSDCKSQNEFILPKQILRCGTSIGANVEEAIAAQSKKDFISKLSIANKEARETKYWLKLYQSSNLVQVDVELYLKEIESIINILTKIIKTSSENL; this is translated from the coding sequence ATGAGTTTCAAAGAAGATAATTTAATTCAGAAAAAGACTTTTGATTTTGCCCTAAAAATTATACAATTTTACTCAGATTGTAAGTCTCAAAATGAATTTATATTACCTAAACAAATTCTTCGTTGTGGTACTTCAATTGGTGCAAACGTAGAAGAAGCAATTGCTGCTCAATCTAAAAAAGATTTTATTTCAAAACTTTCTATTGCGAATAAAGAAGCAAGAGAAACAAAATATTGGTTAAAGTTATATCAATCTTCTAATCTCGTTCAAGTAGATGTTGAATTATATTTAAAAGAGATTGAAAGTATTATCAATATTTTGACTAAAATCATCAAAACATCATCTGAAAATTTATAG
- a CDS encoding SanA/YdcF family protein: protein MRILLDIFKKFFLLIELGFLLMILANFWVFSLTEGRTYTKISKIPPREVALVLGTSPKTMAGNANPYFISRMDATALLYHHGKIKKIIVSGEKSKGYNEPKAMKNFLIYQGGVPENIILEDPKGFNTRESILRCKNEYQQKNVIIVSQGFHNLRALFFARNIGMNALGFDAQDVTKYQSYYRNHLREFLARVQAVVYYIFGISNEEEHLKK, encoded by the coding sequence TTGAGAATCCTTTTAGACATATTTAAAAAATTTTTCTTGTTGATAGAACTAGGATTTTTGCTGATGATATTGGCAAACTTCTGGGTATTTTCTCTCACCGAAGGAAGAACGTATACTAAAATTTCTAAAATTCCGCCAAGAGAAGTAGCTTTGGTTTTAGGAACTTCTCCAAAAACGATGGCAGGAAATGCCAATCCATATTTCATTTCTAGAATGGATGCTACTGCGCTGCTTTATCATCATGGAAAAATCAAAAAAATCATTGTAAGTGGCGAAAAAAGTAAAGGCTATAACGAACCAAAAGCCATGAAAAATTTCTTGATTTATCAAGGTGGCGTTCCCGAAAACATTATTCTAGAAGACCCAAAAGGTTTTAATACCCGCGAAAGCATTCTAAGATGCAAAAATGAATACCAACAAAAAAACGTAATCATTGTTTCACAAGGATTTCATAACCTTAGAGCTTTATTTTTTGCAAGAAACATTGGTATGAACGCATTAGGATTTGATGCCCAAGATGTTACTAAATACCAGAGTTATTACAGAAATCATCTTAGAGAATTTCTCGCAAGAGTACAAGCGGTAGTGTATTATATTTTCGGGATTTCAAATGAAGAAGAACATCTGAAAAAATAG
- a CDS encoding iron ABC transporter permease: MNNKTFKTILIFLFSLVVITILINLNIGFIKLGLADFIDGNAQNSQIAELRMNRVLAMFLAGVSIPTSGFLLQEYFQNPLAGPSVLGITSVASLSVAFYIFFSQDFTLPEFLQNGFISISAILGSLLLMSILLIFSRKFQDKSYLIIFGFLVSALAGAVVSILQLYAENQSLKNYILWSFGANNQVTRNQLWVLCIVVLMGLFLSFKSIKPLIGNSLGNQYAKSLGVNLEQLKYFVIIASSLLSASVTAFLGPILFIGIVVPHFSRMIYSPAKLWQQWILNMILGVLIMEFFSVISELSQFPINVITSLFGVPVILMMILKNKQ, from the coding sequence GTGAACAATAAAACCTTCAAAACCATTCTTATTTTCCTATTTTCATTGGTGGTGATTACGATTCTCATCAATTTAAATATAGGGTTTATAAAACTGGGTTTAGCAGATTTTATTGATGGGAATGCTCAGAATTCACAAATTGCAGAACTCAGAATGAATCGTGTTTTAGCGATGTTTCTAGCAGGCGTTTCTATTCCTACTTCTGGTTTTCTTTTACAAGAATATTTTCAAAATCCATTAGCTGGACCATCGGTTCTTGGAATTACTTCAGTTGCGAGTTTAAGCGTAGCTTTTTATATCTTTTTTTCTCAAGATTTTACTTTACCAGAATTTTTGCAAAATGGTTTCATCAGTATTTCTGCAATTCTTGGAAGCCTTTTGCTGATGAGTATTTTATTGATTTTTTCTAGAAAATTTCAAGATAAATCATATCTGATTATTTTTGGTTTCTTGGTTTCTGCTTTAGCTGGAGCAGTGGTTTCTATCTTACAATTATATGCAGAAAATCAAAGTCTGAAAAACTATATTTTATGGAGTTTTGGTGCGAATAATCAAGTGACCAGAAATCAACTTTGGGTGCTATGCATTGTAGTATTAATGGGATTGTTTTTAAGTTTCAAAAGCATAAAACCGCTCATCGGAAATAGTTTAGGAAATCAATATGCTAAAAGTTTAGGTGTAAATTTAGAGCAACTGAAATATTTTGTCATCATTGCTTCTTCCCTACTTTCTGCTTCTGTTACGGCGTTTTTAGGGCCAATTTTGTTTATAGGAATCGTAGTTCCTCATTTTAGCAGAATGATTTATTCGCCTGCGAAATTGTGGCAACAGTGGATTTTGAATATGATTTTAGGCGTTTTAATAATGGAATTTTTTTCTGTAATTTCAGAACTTTCTCAATTTCCAATTAATGTGATTACGAGTTTATTTGGAGTGCCAGTAATTTTGATGATGATACTTAAAAATAAGCAATGA
- a CDS encoding TlpA family protein disulfide reductase, with translation MKKLIFSTLILTALFSCKKSETPDQLTEETTTETVDSSAVNPASALPEVNQEQLKAMVAPQKNDTIYVTNFFATWCGPCMKEIPHFKEKMEELKGQPVKFTFVSVDAKEDWNTAVSDFADEYNIRKNVVLFDASMIAPDYFTTITKTWDGGSIPFTVIKKGDKEIETVGMMSKEDLDAKLNSFK, from the coding sequence ATGAAAAAATTAATCTTTTCCACACTTATATTAACCGCACTATTTTCTTGTAAAAAGAGTGAAACTCCAGACCAATTAACAGAAGAAACAACCACTGAAACAGTAGATAGTTCAGCTGTAAATCCTGCAAGTGCGTTGCCTGAAGTGAATCAAGAGCAATTAAAAGCAATGGTTGCACCACAAAAAAATGACACCATTTATGTAACCAATTTCTTTGCAACTTGGTGTGGACCTTGTATGAAAGAGATTCCGCATTTCAAAGAAAAAATGGAAGAATTAAAAGGGCAACCAGTAAAATTTACTTTTGTAAGTGTAGATGCTAAAGAAGATTGGAATACTGCAGTAAGTGATTTTGCAGATGAATATAATATCAGAAAAAATGTAGTTCTTTTTGATGCTTCTATGATTGCACCAGATTATTTCACGACTATTACCAAGACTTGGGACGGTGGTTCTATTCCTTTTACCGTGATTAAAAAAGGTGATAAAGAAATAGAAACAGTAGGAATGATGAGTAAAGAAGATTTAGATGCAAAACTGAATTCTTTTAAATAA
- a CDS encoding thiolase family protein, whose translation MSNKTAYIVAGYRTAVGKAPKGSLRFTRPDVMAAKVIEKLMADLPQLDKDRIDDLIVGNAMPEAEQGLNVARLISLMGLNTDKVPGVTVNRYCASGSEAIAIASAKIQAGMADCIIAGGAESMSFIPMGGYKPVPESHYAKSHPDYYWGMGYTAEEVAKQYKITREEQDQFAFESHQKALKAIAEGKFAKQIVPIPVEYNFLDENQKVQTKKFDFSVDEGPRTDTSIEGLAKLRPVFAAGGSVTAGNSSQMSDGAAFVVVMSEEMVKELNLEPIARLVSYAAVGLEPRIMGVGPIYAIPKALKQAGLSLQDIGLIELNEAFASQSVAIKKELDLNPEILNVNGGAIALGHPLGCTGTKLTVQLLDEMKLRGVKYGMVSMCVGTGQGAASVIELL comes from the coding sequence ATGTCAAATAAAACAGCATATATAGTAGCAGGTTACAGAACAGCGGTGGGTAAAGCTCCGAAAGGAAGTTTAAGATTTACCAGACCAGATGTAATGGCTGCAAAAGTGATAGAAAAATTGATGGCAGATTTGCCACAGTTAGATAAAGATAGAATCGATGATTTAATCGTTGGTAATGCAATGCCAGAAGCAGAACAAGGCTTAAACGTGGCTCGTCTCATTTCGTTAATGGGATTAAATACCGATAAAGTTCCTGGAGTTACCGTAAACAGATATTGTGCATCTGGTTCTGAAGCGATTGCGATTGCATCTGCTAAAATTCAAGCAGGAATGGCAGATTGTATTATTGCAGGAGGTGCAGAAAGTATGTCTTTCATTCCAATGGGCGGTTATAAACCAGTTCCAGAAAGTCATTATGCAAAATCTCACCCAGATTATTATTGGGGAATGGGTTATACTGCAGAAGAAGTTGCTAAGCAATATAAAATTACAAGAGAAGAACAAGACCAATTTGCTTTTGAATCTCATCAAAAAGCTTTGAAAGCTATTGCTGAAGGAAAATTTGCAAAACAAATCGTTCCAATTCCTGTAGAATATAATTTCTTGGATGAAAATCAAAAAGTTCAAACCAAAAAATTTGATTTCTCAGTAGACGAAGGTCCTAGAACAGATACTTCTATCGAAGGTTTGGCAAAATTAAGACCAGTTTTCGCAGCTGGAGGTTCTGTTACCGCAGGGAACTCTTCTCAAATGTCTGATGGTGCTGCTTTCGTAGTAGTAATGTCAGAAGAAATGGTAAAAGAATTAAATCTTGAGCCAATTGCAAGATTAGTTTCTTATGCAGCTGTTGGTTTAGAGCCAAGAATTATGGGGGTTGGACCAATTTACGCCATTCCAAAAGCGTTAAAACAAGCTGGGCTTTCTCTTCAAGATATTGGTTTAATTGAATTGAACGAAGCATTTGCTTCTCAGTCAGTTGCGATTAAAAAAGAATTGGATTTAAACCCAGAAATTTTAAATGTAAATGGTGGAGCAATTGCTCTTGGTCATCCACTTGGTTGTACAGGAACTAAATTAACCGTTCAACTTCTTGACGAAATGAAATTAAGAGGTGTGAAATACGGAATGGTTTCTATGTGTGTAGGTACAGGACAAGGCGCAGCTTCTGTAATTGAACTTCTTTAA
- a CDS encoding acyl-CoA dehydrogenase family protein, whose amino-acid sequence MSTLKGGEFLIKEIEAKNIFTMEDFSEEQKMLRDSAREFIDKVVVPNKERFEKKDYAFTEECMKQIGEMGFLGIAVPENYGGLGLGFVSTMIACDYISGATGSLATAYGAHTGIGTLPILLYGTEAQKQKYLPDLAAGTKFGAYCLTEPDAGSDANSGKTRAKLSEDGKHYIINGQKMWISNAGFADTFTFFAKIDDDKNITGFVVNRSELENPESLTFGEEEHKLGIRASSTRQVFFNDMKVPVECLLGERNNGFKIALNALNVGRIKLAAACLDAQRRIFNLSVQYSNERKQFNTPISTFGAIRKKLAEMATATFVSEAGSYRAAQDIQDKIDALVAGGMSHQEAELKGVEEFAVECSILKVYVSDIAQKAADEGIQIFGGMGFSEDTPMEAAWRDARISRIYEGTNEINRLLSVGMLVKRAFKGEIDLMSPAMAVGKELMGIPSFETPDYSEFMSEEKAIIANLKKVFLMVSGAALQKYMMEIEKQQHLLINASEILNQIYMAESAILRVEKNFGPDSIEAAMAQLNLYKAVEAVIAAAKEGIISFAEGDEQRMMLSGLRRFTKYTNQPNVIALTEKIAKHFVEKNSY is encoded by the coding sequence ATGAGCACATTAAAAGGAGGAGAATTCCTAATAAAAGAAATAGAAGCTAAGAATATCTTCACGATGGAAGATTTTTCTGAGGAACAAAAAATGCTTCGCGACTCTGCAAGAGAATTTATTGACAAAGTTGTAGTTCCTAACAAAGAGCGTTTCGAGAAAAAAGATTACGCATTTACTGAAGAGTGTATGAAACAAATCGGTGAAATGGGATTCTTAGGAATCGCAGTTCCTGAAAATTACGGAGGTCTTGGTCTTGGTTTTGTATCTACTATGATTGCTTGTGATTACATTTCTGGCGCAACTGGTTCATTGGCAACTGCTTATGGAGCACACACAGGTATTGGTACGCTTCCTATCCTATTATACGGAACGGAAGCTCAAAAACAAAAATATTTACCAGATTTAGCTGCTGGAACAAAATTCGGAGCATACTGTTTAACTGAGCCAGATGCTGGTTCTGATGCAAATTCAGGGAAAACAAGAGCTAAATTGTCTGAAGATGGTAAACATTATATCATTAACGGTCAAAAAATGTGGATTTCTAACGCAGGTTTTGCAGATACATTCACATTCTTTGCTAAAATTGATGATGACAAAAACATCACTGGTTTCGTTGTAAACAGAAGCGAACTAGAAAATCCTGAAAGCCTTACTTTCGGTGAAGAAGAGCACAAATTAGGAATTAGAGCTTCTTCTACTCGTCAGGTTTTCTTCAATGATATGAAAGTTCCTGTAGAATGTCTTTTAGGTGAAAGAAACAACGGTTTCAAAATTGCTTTAAACGCATTAAACGTAGGTAGAATTAAATTAGCTGCTGCTTGTTTAGATGCACAAAGAAGAATTTTCAACCTTTCTGTTCAATATTCAAACGAAAGAAAACAATTCAACACTCCTATTTCTACTTTTGGAGCTATTAGAAAAAAATTAGCGGAAATGGCTACTGCTACTTTCGTTTCAGAAGCTGGATCTTATAGAGCGGCTCAAGATATTCAAGATAAAATTGATGCTTTAGTTGCAGGTGGAATGTCTCACCAAGAAGCAGAATTAAAAGGTGTGGAAGAATTCGCGGTAGAATGTTCTATCCTAAAAGTTTACGTTTCAGACATCGCTCAAAAAGCAGCAGATGAAGGAATTCAGATTTTTGGAGGTATGGGATTCTCTGAAGATACACCAATGGAAGCAGCATGGAGAGATGCTAGAATTTCTAGAATTTATGAAGGTACTAACGAAATCAACAGACTTCTTTCTGTAGGAATGTTGGTGAAGAGAGCTTTCAAAGGCGAAATCGATTTAATGTCTCCTGCAATGGCAGTTGGTAAAGAATTAATGGGCATTCCTTCTTTTGAAACGCCTGATTATTCAGAATTTATGTCGGAAGAAAAAGCAATCATCGCAAATCTTAAGAAAGTATTCTTAATGGTTTCTGGTGCTGCTCTTCAGAAATACATGATGGAGATTGAAAAGCAACAACACTTGTTAATCAATGCTTCAGAAATTTTAAACCAAATTTACATGGCAGAATCTGCAATTCTAAGAGTGGAGAAAAACTTCGGTCCAGATTCTATAGAAGCAGCAATGGCTCAATTAAACCTTTACAAAGCAGTAGAAGCTGTAATTGCAGCTGCTAAAGAAGGAATTATTTCTTTCGCTGAAGGTGATGAGCAAAGAATGATGCTTTCTGGTCTTAGAAGATTTACAAAGTACACCAATCAGCCAAACGTAATCGCGTTAACTGAGAAAATTGCTAAGCATTTTGTAGAAAAAAATTCTTATTAA
- a CDS encoding MarR family winged helix-turn-helix transcriptional regulator, translated as METKTKEKVENVDLMLKSVWLAVSKMYSEQASMHNSTAVQALTLLKIDPKEGTRSTNLGPKMAIEPTSLTRIIKLLEDNGYIYKEKTTSDKREVIIKLTDKGLKSRNLSKEVVVGFNKKVVEKIDPEKFAVFKEVMGDILKIANDMNNKK; from the coding sequence ATGGAAACTAAGACTAAAGAAAAAGTAGAAAATGTAGACTTAATGCTTAAATCAGTTTGGTTGGCAGTGAGTAAAATGTACTCCGAACAAGCTTCTATGCATAATTCTACGGCTGTACAAGCTTTAACACTACTTAAAATTGATCCTAAAGAAGGAACAAGAAGTACCAATCTTGGACCTAAAATGGCTATTGAACCCACTTCTTTGACGAGAATAATTAAGCTTTTAGAAGATAATGGTTATATCTACAAAGAAAAAACAACTTCTGATAAAAGAGAAGTAATTATTAAACTTACAGACAAAGGACTTAAATCTAGAAACCTTTCAAAAGAGGTAGTAGTAGGATTTAATAAAAAAGTGGTAGAAAAAATAGACCCAGAAAAATTCGCTGTTTTCAAAGAAGTCATGGGAGACATTTTGAAAATTGCTAATGATATGAACAATAAAAAATAA
- a CDS encoding AraC family transcriptional regulator → MIQEDKHLLYTPELTGHEQLQNIIENKTTFTLNNCEFSLYETHKKTEDVKLKFNDLTFTAMLRGRKHMKLENKSEYFDYFPGETVLVSPGETMVIDFPEADETPSQCIALSFSPDFVEESLHYLNTKLMKVDESTCWRISSEEFYLFNSLPLASATNNLMRIAMEDNMNKDIMADLALKELLVRLMQTQAGKLIENDYKTLKTSNRLAFIIDYIKNNLHQKLSIEHLAKLAFVSKSNFFKLFKYELGTSPNEYILQQRIKRAKELLKENQSIKEVAFATGFSDTNHLIKTFKTFEGITPKNYQRNLFSEYKIVS, encoded by the coding sequence TGAATTAACAGGACATGAGCAATTACAAAATATAATAGAAAACAAGACTACATTTACTTTAAATAATTGTGAATTTTCTTTGTATGAAACGCACAAGAAGACAGAAGATGTTAAACTAAAGTTTAATGATTTGACTTTTACAGCGATGTTACGAGGGAGAAAGCACATGAAATTGGAAAATAAATCTGAGTATTTTGATTATTTTCCTGGTGAAACGGTTTTAGTTTCTCCCGGTGAAACAATGGTCATCGATTTTCCAGAGGCAGACGAAACTCCTTCACAATGTATTGCATTAAGTTTCAGTCCAGATTTTGTAGAAGAATCATTGCATTATCTCAATACCAAATTGATGAAAGTAGACGAAAGTACTTGTTGGCGAATTTCTAGCGAAGAATTTTATCTATTCAACAGCTTACCACTGGCTTCTGCAACCAATAATCTCATGAGAATTGCCATGGAAGATAATATGAATAAGGATATTATGGCAGATTTGGCACTGAAAGAATTATTGGTAAGACTGATGCAAACTCAAGCAGGAAAACTCATTGAAAACGATTACAAAACACTGAAAACTTCAAACCGATTGGCTTTTATCATAGATTATATTAAAAACAATCTGCATCAAAAATTAAGTATTGAACATTTGGCAAAATTGGCTTTCGTAAGTAAATCTAATTTTTTTAAACTTTTTAAATACGAACTTGGAACATCACCCAATGAATATATTCTTCAGCAAAGAATAAAACGTGCCAAAGAACTCCTCAAAGAAAACCAAAGCATCAAAGAAGTAGCTTTTGCCACTGGTTTCTCTGACACCAATCATCTCATCAAAACCTTTAAAACTTTTGAAGGTATTACTCCGAAAAATTATCAACGAAATTTATTTTCAGAATATAAAATCGTTTCTTAA
- a CDS encoding 3-hydroxyacyl-CoA dehydrogenase/enoyl-CoA hydratase family protein, translating into MKRRIKHVTVLGSGIMGSGIAAHFANIGVEVLLLDIVPFELTEAEQKKGLTKEDKAVRNRIATESLAKLVKASPALLYKKEFAERISVGNFDDDLQKIKNTDWIIEVVVERLDIKKSVYEKIEQFRKPGTLVSSNTSGIPINMLVEGRSDDFKKYFAGTHFFNPVRYLPLLEIIPTNDTDAEIVKFYMEYGAKFLGKTTVLAKDTPAFIANRIGVFSMMNLLHNVKSIGLNVTEVDKLTGPVIGRPKSATFRTADVVGLDTLVHVANGVHASGVEDEQFKGTFVLPDYINMMMENKWLGSKTEQGFYKKVKNADGKSEIHGLNLDSYQYENQGKANFATLELTKNIDKPIDRFKVLIGGKDKAGKLYRKSLGALFAYVSHKIPEISDELYKVDDAMKAGFGWENGPFEIWDAVGIQKGIELATEAGFTVSEWVKSVESFYKVNEEGQSIFFDKNSGNYNNIPGQEAFIILDNIRKNKTLWSNSGSAIQDLGDGIINFEIRSKMNSLGGEVLDGLNRAIDLAEKEYDGLVIGNQGANFSVGANLAMILMMAIEQDWDDLNMAIAYFQKSMMRVRYSSVPVVVAPHGLTLGGGCEMTMHADKVVAVAETYIGLVETGVGVIPGGGGTKEFALRTSKEFAADDVKNNRMREAFMNIAMGKVATSAHEAYDMGILQNHKDIVVVNKNRQIAEAKKVAKLMAEQGYTQPIQQKVKVLGQGALGMFFVGTDQMVTGNFISEHDKKIADKLAYVMVGGNLSEPTVVTEQYLLNLEREAFLQLCGERKTLERIQFMLQKGKPLRN; encoded by the coding sequence ATGAAAAGACGAATTAAACACGTTACAGTTCTTGGTTCAGGAATTATGGGAAGCGGAATTGCTGCGCACTTTGCAAACATTGGCGTAGAAGTTCTCCTTCTTGATATTGTTCCGTTTGAATTAACAGAAGCTGAACAGAAAAAAGGTCTTACCAAAGAAGACAAAGCAGTACGAAACAGAATTGCTACAGAAAGTTTGGCTAAATTAGTAAAAGCCAGCCCTGCTCTACTTTATAAAAAAGAGTTTGCAGAAAGAATCTCTGTAGGAAATTTTGATGACGATTTGCAAAAAATCAAAAATACAGATTGGATTATCGAGGTGGTAGTAGAAAGATTAGACATTAAAAAGTCTGTTTACGAAAAAATCGAACAATTCCGTAAACCTGGAACTTTGGTGTCTTCTAATACTTCTGGTATCCCTATTAATATGTTGGTAGAAGGAAGAAGTGATGATTTCAAAAAATATTTTGCAGGAACGCACTTCTTTAACCCGGTAAGATATTTACCGCTTTTAGAAATTATTCCTACCAATGATACCGATGCTGAAATCGTGAAATTCTACATGGAATATGGCGCTAAATTCTTAGGAAAAACTACTGTTTTAGCAAAAGATACTCCTGCCTTCATCGCGAACAGAATTGGAGTTTTCTCGATGATGAATTTACTTCACAATGTAAAATCTATAGGTCTTAATGTAACTGAAGTAGATAAATTAACAGGTCCAGTTATTGGTAGACCGAAATCTGCAACTTTCAGAACTGCAGACGTGGTAGGTTTAGATACTTTGGTTCACGTGGCAAACGGAGTTCACGCTTCTGGTGTAGAAGATGAACAATTCAAAGGAACTTTTGTTCTTCCAGATTATATCAATATGATGATGGAAAACAAATGGTTAGGTTCTAAAACGGAACAAGGTTTCTATAAAAAAGTGAAAAATGCTGATGGAAAATCAGAAATTCACGGTCTTAATTTAGATTCTTATCAATACGAAAATCAAGGAAAAGCAAATTTCGCTACTCTTGAACTCACTAAAAATATTGATAAACCAATTGATAGATTCAAAGTTTTAATTGGCGGTAAAGACAAAGCAGGCAAATTATACAGAAAATCTTTAGGTGCATTGTTCGCTTACGTTTCACACAAAATTCCTGAAATTTCAGACGAGCTTTACAAAGTAGACGATGCGATGAAAGCTGGTTTCGGTTGGGAAAACGGTCCTTTCGAAATTTGGGATGCTGTAGGTATTCAAAAAGGTATTGAATTGGCTACAGAAGCAGGTTTCACTGTTTCAGAATGGGTGAAATCAGTAGAATCTTTCTACAAAGTAAATGAAGAAGGTCAAAGCATTTTCTTCGACAAAAATTCCGGAAATTACAATAATATTCCTGGTCAAGAAGCTTTCATTATTCTTGACAATATTAGAAAAAATAAAACATTGTGGAGCAATTCTGGTTCTGCAATCCAAGATTTAGGAGACGGAATCATCAACTTTGAAATTCGTTCAAAAATGAATTCTCTAGGTGGTGAAGTTCTAGATGGTTTAAACAGAGCGATTGACTTAGCAGAAAAAGAATACGACGGTTTAGTAATCGGAAATCAAGGTGCTAATTTCTCTGTGGGAGCAAATTTAGCGATGATTCTGATGATGGCCATCGAACAAGATTGGGATGATCTGAACATGGCAATTGCTTACTTCCAAAAATCGATGATGAGAGTTCGCTACTCTTCTGTTCCTGTTGTGGTTGCACCTCACGGATTAACTTTAGGTGGTGGTTGCGAAATGACCATGCATGCTGATAAAGTAGTTGCTGTTGCAGAAACTTACATTGGTTTAGTAGAAACTGGAGTTGGTGTAATTCCTGGAGGTGGTGGTACTAAAGAATTCGCTTTGAGAACTTCTAAAGAATTTGCTGCTGATGATGTGAAAAACAACAGAATGCGTGAAGCTTTCATGAATATCGCAATGGGTAAAGTTGCAACTTCTGCTCACGAAGCTTATGATATGGGAATTCTTCAAAATCATAAAGACATCGTGGTAGTAAACAAAAACCGTCAGATTGCTGAAGCGAAGAAAGTAGCTAAATTAATGGCAGAACAAGGTTATACTCAACCAATTCAGCAGAAAGTAAAAGTTTTGGGTCAAGGTGCATTAGGTATGTTCTTTGTAGGAACAGATCAAATGGTAACAGGAAATTTCATTTCTGAACACGATAAGAAAATAGCAGATAAATTGGCTTATGTAATGGTAGGTGGTAATCTTTCTGAGCCAACTGTAGTTACAGAACAATATTTATTGAATCTTGAAAGAGAAGCTTTCTTACAATTATGTGGTGAAAGAAAAACACTAGAGAGAATTCAGTTCATGTTACAAAAAGGTAAACCGCTAAGAAACTAA